Proteins found in one Maridesulfovibrio sp. genomic segment:
- the tmcA gene encoding acidic tetraheme cytochrome c3 TmcA, which translates to MIKRVLSIAVIAACVLLYMVPAFCQEDITSLLDPAFPKHQRPAAVFAHDAHNEMAGIDDCATCHHVWEDGKIVEDESSEDQRCSDCHAVKPEAGKTGLRNAYHKLCTDCHVKEAKGPVTCAGCHPKDGAAPAEH; encoded by the coding sequence ATGATAAAAAGAGTACTCTCTATTGCGGTCATTGCCGCCTGCGTCTTGCTCTATATGGTTCCCGCGTTCTGTCAGGAAGATATCACTTCTTTGCTGGACCCGGCTTTCCCTAAGCATCAAAGACCTGCTGCTGTGTTCGCTCATGATGCACATAATGAAATGGCCGGCATTGACGATTGCGCTACATGTCACCACGTCTGGGAAGATGGAAAGATCGTTGAAGACGAGTCTTCCGAAGACCAGAGGTGTTCTGACTGTCACGCGGTTAAGCCTGAAGCCGGAAAGACCGGTCTGCGCAATGCTTATCACAAGCTTTGCACCGACTGTCATGTAAAAGAAGCCAAAGGTCCTGTGACCTGTGCTGGCTGTCACCCTAAAGATGGTGCCGCTCCCGCAGAACACTAG
- a CDS encoding adenosine deaminase, translating into MFMKKIILLCALLAVVSCAPRTGGGTDYLQTLRPVDLRMVIAEMPKGADLHTHLSGIPYAEDYIKWAAEDNACINESSGKIVAGPCGEGTIAAKDAYANSKVWNMAASELSVRENRRDNVLWGHDQFFAAFGKMGVAKDNTGRLLAHAAKQAYSDKVQYLEVMLSLYGQKLRDKKLVNSAYTGKFSESLKNLEKVGIYDDLDDVKGKLSNAESEKSKILANDPAKTVKIRYINQIIRGNDPANVFAQLAFAFKLAISDPRVVGINLVGPEDGPIAMRDYALHMKMLNFFDSIWGHKVPITLHAGELTPALTTPEGLSNHIGLIVENVNARRIGHAVDLPYEKDAEGLIKRMKQRNMAIEILLGSNDAILKVSGKNHPLQTYLKAGVPVVLASDDMGIARSTLTNEYVLAVLDQKMNYEQLKEAARNSLEYSFLNGQSLWFAKGYSKMVEVCGKSSGSKAECDQFLSENPKANQQWELEKRFEKFESEYPNLR; encoded by the coding sequence ATGTTTATGAAAAAAATAATACTGTTATGTGCGTTATTGGCTGTGGTTTCCTGTGCGCCTCGCACGGGGGGGGGAACTGACTATTTACAAACCTTAAGACCTGTAGATTTGCGGATGGTAATTGCAGAAATGCCTAAGGGCGCAGACCTGCATACACATCTCTCCGGTATTCCTTATGCGGAAGACTATATAAAGTGGGCTGCGGAGGATAATGCGTGCATCAATGAAAGCAGCGGGAAGATTGTCGCAGGGCCCTGCGGGGAAGGAACCATTGCGGCTAAGGACGCATATGCTAATTCTAAAGTATGGAATATGGCTGCAAGTGAGTTGTCAGTTAGGGAAAACAGGCGAGATAACGTGCTCTGGGGGCATGATCAGTTCTTTGCTGCTTTCGGCAAGATGGGTGTCGCGAAAGACAACACAGGCCGATTACTGGCGCATGCAGCCAAGCAGGCGTACAGTGATAAAGTCCAATATTTAGAGGTCATGCTTTCTCTTTATGGACAGAAGTTACGTGATAAAAAGTTAGTGAATAGTGCTTATACCGGAAAGTTCAGTGAGTCTCTCAAGAATTTGGAAAAAGTAGGCATTTATGATGATTTAGATGATGTTAAGGGAAAGTTGAGCAACGCAGAAAGTGAGAAATCAAAAATACTGGCCAACGATCCTGCTAAAACAGTAAAAATTAGGTATATCAATCAGATTATAAGAGGGAATGATCCAGCCAATGTGTTTGCCCAGTTGGCCTTTGCTTTTAAACTTGCGATTAGCGATCCGCGGGTTGTGGGGATAAATCTGGTCGGCCCGGAAGATGGTCCCATTGCTATGCGTGACTATGCCTTACATATGAAGATGCTGAACTTTTTTGATTCTATTTGGGGGCACAAGGTTCCGATTACCTTACATGCTGGTGAATTAACCCCGGCTTTGACCACTCCTGAAGGTCTTTCTAATCATATAGGCTTAATCGTGGAGAACGTGAATGCGCGAAGAATTGGCCATGCTGTTGATTTACCGTATGAAAAGGATGCTGAGGGCCTAATTAAAAGGATGAAGCAAAGAAATATGGCCATAGAAATTTTGCTCGGTAGTAATGACGCCATATTGAAAGTCAGCGGCAAAAACCATCCGTTGCAGACCTACTTGAAGGCTGGAGTCCCGGTTGTATTAGCCTCAGACGATATGGGGATAGCCCGTTCTACTTTAACGAATGAATATGTGCTGGCGGTTTTGGATCAAAAGATGAACTACGAACAATTGAAAGAAGCCGCACGCAATTCTCTAGAGTATTCATTTTTGAATGGACAGTCCTTATGGTTTGCTAAGGGGTATAGTAAAATGGTTGAGGTGTGTGGAAAGAGTTCAGGCTCAAAGGCCGAATGCGATCAGTTCCTTTCGGAAAATCCGAAAGCAAACCAGCAGTGGGAACTGGAAAAACGGTTTGAAAAGTTTGAAAGCGAGTACCCTAACTTAAGATAA